A DNA window from Bombus huntii isolate Logan2020A chromosome 10, iyBomHunt1.1, whole genome shotgun sequence contains the following coding sequences:
- the LOC126869993 gene encoding uncharacterized protein LOC126869993 isoform X1 encodes MEMSNLRTNLIKENGGARSIKVSNRNVYLYLYVTFRSLVNGNLISTTNSRNSNCLLITANRNGVDRRIQCLRLLGDLLGIDDYATNMASFWFLDTLVLYMIRYRENLDEYYMSVLVSWLAGEIRLLRDRKHTREGFFRDLKNIFIAAANKISEQKQMPYWDEIVDEREAGEEIEERLSTGNQSIRSLREPSSQADIKLSGTIDPVSVLDIVIEATYDMYANELRYALVYAVFVEPIEIETYNLPFTFRTPRPVKPADPKMIPFNMQLQRSLKKIETMDKSKKDNKAGKKLKTNYKIPPTPPPSLDDEVMLLTNRLFILPLIEANEASEIFETPDA; translated from the exons ATGGAAATGTCGAACTTAAGAACGAATTTAATCAAGGAAAATGGAGGGGCCCGATCGATTAAGGTTTCTAATAGGaacgtttatttatatctatacGTCACATTTCGTTCACTGGTTAACGGAAACTTGATTTCAACGACGAATTCACGAAATTCAAATTGCTTGTTAATTACAGCGAACCGAAACGGAGTCGATCGACGAATTCAATGTTTGCG ATTATTAGGAGATCTTCTTGGAATTGACGATTATGCCACGAACATGGCGTCCTTTTGGTTCTTGGATACATTGGTCCTTTACATGATACGATACAGAGAGAATCTCGATGAGTATTACATGAGTGTTTTGGTCAGTTGGTTGGCTGGGGAAATTAGATTACTCCGAG ATAGGAAACATACTCGGGAAGGATTTTTTAGAGATTTGAAAAACATTTTCATCGCAGCAGCTAACAAAATATCTGAACAGAAACAAATGCCATATTGGGACGAAATCGTGGACGAACGCGAAGCAGGtgaagaaatagaagaaagaCTGTCGACAGGAAATCAATCGATAAGAAG TTTACGAGAACCTTCTTCTCAAGCTGACATCAAACTTTCGGGTACTATCGATCCAGTTTCAGTATTAGATATCGTGATTGAAGCTACTTACGATAT GTACGCGAACGAGCTACGATACGCCCTCGTTTACGCGGTTTTCGTGGAACCAATTGAGATAGAGACTTACAATTTACCATTTACTTTCCGGACACCGCGCCCAGTGAAACCGGCAGATCCTAAGATGATCCCTTTTAATATGCAATTGCAAAGAAGTTTGAAGAAAATCGAGACAATGGACAAATCTAAAAAGGACAATAAAGCAG GCAAAAAACTTAaaacaaattacaaaataccCCCAACACCTCCGCCTTCTTTGGACGATGAAGTAATGTTGTTGACCAATCGGTTATTTATTCTGCCATTAATAGAAGCGAACGAAGCTTCGGAAATATTCGAGACGCCTGATGCATAA
- the LOC126869993 gene encoding uncharacterized protein LOC126869993 isoform X2: MEMSNLRTNLIKENGGARSIKVSNRNVYLYLYVTFRSLVNGNLISTTNSRNSNCLLITANRNGVDRRIQCLRLLGDLLGIDDYATNMASFWFLDTLVLYMIRYRENLDEYYMSVLVSWLAGEIRLLRDRKHTREGFFRDLKNIFIAAANKISEQKQMPYWDEIVDEREAGEEIEERLSTGNQSIRRYANELRYALVYAVFVEPIEIETYNLPFTFRTPRPVKPADPKMIPFNMQLQRSLKKIETMDKSKKDNKAGKKLKTNYKIPPTPPPSLDDEVMLLTNRLFILPLIEANEASEIFETPDA, encoded by the exons ATGGAAATGTCGAACTTAAGAACGAATTTAATCAAGGAAAATGGAGGGGCCCGATCGATTAAGGTTTCTAATAGGaacgtttatttatatctatacGTCACATTTCGTTCACTGGTTAACGGAAACTTGATTTCAACGACGAATTCACGAAATTCAAATTGCTTGTTAATTACAGCGAACCGAAACGGAGTCGATCGACGAATTCAATGTTTGCG ATTATTAGGAGATCTTCTTGGAATTGACGATTATGCCACGAACATGGCGTCCTTTTGGTTCTTGGATACATTGGTCCTTTACATGATACGATACAGAGAGAATCTCGATGAGTATTACATGAGTGTTTTGGTCAGTTGGTTGGCTGGGGAAATTAGATTACTCCGAG ATAGGAAACATACTCGGGAAGGATTTTTTAGAGATTTGAAAAACATTTTCATCGCAGCAGCTAACAAAATATCTGAACAGAAACAAATGCCATATTGGGACGAAATCGTGGACGAACGCGAAGCAGGtgaagaaatagaagaaagaCTGTCGACAGGAAATCAATCGATAAGAAG GTACGCGAACGAGCTACGATACGCCCTCGTTTACGCGGTTTTCGTGGAACCAATTGAGATAGAGACTTACAATTTACCATTTACTTTCCGGACACCGCGCCCAGTGAAACCGGCAGATCCTAAGATGATCCCTTTTAATATGCAATTGCAAAGAAGTTTGAAGAAAATCGAGACAATGGACAAATCTAAAAAGGACAATAAAGCAG GCAAAAAACTTAaaacaaattacaaaataccCCCAACACCTCCGCCTTCTTTGGACGATGAAGTAATGTTGTTGACCAATCGGTTATTTATTCTGCCATTAATAGAAGCGAACGAAGCTTCGGAAATATTCGAGACGCCTGATGCATAA
- the LOC126869988 gene encoding probable E3 ubiquitin-protein ligase HERC3 isoform X2, with protein sequence MPFYYAGFNTSTLFSNDGDISFITDSFTKVSFPGITDFQIGWSYFLIWKGNELYISKTLEENNKDTGADTNIQLIQLPEKSLDSCKQAATGRDNIVILSNDNEIWLYKIYENTWKKIINFIGDSDNSEKEYPIKIIQGGCTVVLTNLGRAFNVPILIDIPKRVRFIDIAGGFDHTILLAENGDIYSMGMGTRGQLGHNDLEDCDNPRIVDALAGIKVTQISAAGWHTAVVTDQGDLYMWGWNTNGELGLTKQESKVVATPTLVDFTNDQDENIEVSVKKVQCGNTFTICMTDDGTLWGCGCNKYGQLGQSPEKLSSSSKFIKLDVPLRPESIKDFKCYEWGTVLVTD encoded by the exons ATGCCATTTTATTATGCTGGTTTTAATACCAGTACATTGTTCTCTAACGATGGAGATATCAGCTTTATAACAGATTCATTTACTAAAGTATCGTTTCCTGGAATTACCGATTTTCAAATAGGTTGGAGTTACTTCCTCATTTGGAAAGGGAATGAGCTATACATTTCTAAAACACTTgaggaaaataataaagatacAGGCGCAGATACAAATATTCAACTAATACAACTACCAGAAAAGTCACTGGATAG TTGCAAGCAAGCTGCAACTGGTAGGGACAATATAGTAATTTTATCTAATGATAATGAAATATGGCTGTATAAGATCTATGAGAATACTTGGAAGAAGATAATCAATTTTATAGGTGATAGCGACAATTCAGAAAAGGAGTATcctattaaaataatacaaggAGGATGCACTGTAGTCCTTACTAATTTAG GTCGAGCTTTTAATGTCCCTATTCTGATTGATATACCAAAGAGGGTTCGATTCATAGACATTGCTGGTGGATTTGACCACACCATCTTGTTAGCAGAGAATGGTGACATTTATTCAATGGGAATGGGAAC GCGTGGCCAATTAGGACACAATGATTTAGAGGACTGCGATAATCCAAGAATCGTTGACGCTTTAGCTGGCATTAAAGTAACGCAAATATCGGCTGCGGGTTGGCATACTGCCGTAGTAACTGAtcaa GGTGACTTATATATGTGGGGATGGAACACAAATGGAGAATTAGGGCTGACAAAGCAAGAGAGCAAAGTAGTTGCTACACCCACGTTAGTAGATTTCACAAACGATCAAGACGAGAATATAGAAGTTTCTGTGAAAAAAGTTCAATGTGGAAATACTTTCACCATTTGTATGACGG ATGATGGAACGCTTTGGGGATGTGGATGCAACAAATACGGACAATTAGGGCAATCCCCGGAAAAACTTTCGAGttcttcaaaatttattaaactcgacGTTCCCTTACGTCCGGAGAGTATTAAAGATTTTAAGTGTTATGAATGGGGTACAGTCCTCGTAACAGACTGA
- the LOC126869988 gene encoding RCC1 domain-containing protein 1 isoform X1, with amino-acid sequence MQQTKSLRDGIGVVEGSVSTCRQKFQNFLQIDMPFYYAGFNTSTLFSNDGDISFITDSFTKVSFPGITDFQIGWSYFLIWKGNELYISKTLEENNKDTGADTNIQLIQLPEKSLDSCKQAATGRDNIVILSNDNEIWLYKIYENTWKKIINFIGDSDNSEKEYPIKIIQGGCTVVLTNLGRAFNVPILIDIPKRVRFIDIAGGFDHTILLAENGDIYSMGMGTRGQLGHNDLEDCDNPRIVDALAGIKVTQISAAGWHTAVVTDQGDLYMWGWNTNGELGLTKQESKVVATPTLVDFTNDQDENIEVSVKKVQCGNTFTICMTDDGTLWGCGCNKYGQLGQSPEKLSSSSKFIKLDVPLRPESIKDFKCYEWGTVLVTD; translated from the exons ATGCAGCAGACGAAATCACTTCGCGATGGCATTGGTGTTGTCGAAGGAAGTGTGTCAACCTGTCGTCAAAAATTTCAGAATTTTCTACAAAT AGACATGCCATTTTATTATGCTGGTTTTAATACCAGTACATTGTTCTCTAACGATGGAGATATCAGCTTTATAACAGATTCATTTACTAAAGTATCGTTTCCTGGAATTACCGATTTTCAAATAGGTTGGAGTTACTTCCTCATTTGGAAAGGGAATGAGCTATACATTTCTAAAACACTTgaggaaaataataaagatacAGGCGCAGATACAAATATTCAACTAATACAACTACCAGAAAAGTCACTGGATAG TTGCAAGCAAGCTGCAACTGGTAGGGACAATATAGTAATTTTATCTAATGATAATGAAATATGGCTGTATAAGATCTATGAGAATACTTGGAAGAAGATAATCAATTTTATAGGTGATAGCGACAATTCAGAAAAGGAGTATcctattaaaataatacaaggAGGATGCACTGTAGTCCTTACTAATTTAG GTCGAGCTTTTAATGTCCCTATTCTGATTGATATACCAAAGAGGGTTCGATTCATAGACATTGCTGGTGGATTTGACCACACCATCTTGTTAGCAGAGAATGGTGACATTTATTCAATGGGAATGGGAAC GCGTGGCCAATTAGGACACAATGATTTAGAGGACTGCGATAATCCAAGAATCGTTGACGCTTTAGCTGGCATTAAAGTAACGCAAATATCGGCTGCGGGTTGGCATACTGCCGTAGTAACTGAtcaa GGTGACTTATATATGTGGGGATGGAACACAAATGGAGAATTAGGGCTGACAAAGCAAGAGAGCAAAGTAGTTGCTACACCCACGTTAGTAGATTTCACAAACGATCAAGACGAGAATATAGAAGTTTCTGTGAAAAAAGTTCAATGTGGAAATACTTTCACCATTTGTATGACGG ATGATGGAACGCTTTGGGGATGTGGATGCAACAAATACGGACAATTAGGGCAATCCCCGGAAAAACTTTCGAGttcttcaaaatttattaaactcgacGTTCCCTTACGTCCGGAGAGTATTAAAGATTTTAAGTGTTATGAATGGGGTACAGTCCTCGTAACAGACTGA
- the LOC126870001 gene encoding ADP-ribosylation factor-like protein 3, producing the protein MGLLSILRKLRSNPDKELRLLLLGLDNAGKTTILKSLASEDITQVTPTQGFNIKSVQSEGFKLNVWDIGGARKIRPYWRNYFENTDVLIYVVDSADVKRLEETGQELSELLLEEKLKAVPLLVYANKQDLGQAVTAAEIAEGLGLHNIKDRDWQIQSCIATEGKGVKEGLEWACKNIKRK; encoded by the exons ATG GGACTTTTATCAATCCTGAGAAAATTGCGTTCCAATCCAGACAAAGAATTGCGACTGCTTCTTCTGGGATTGGATAATGCTGGAAAAACGACGATTTTAAAATCCTTGGCCAGTGAAGATATTACGCAG GTAACACCGACACAAGGCTTCAATATAAAGAGCGTCCAAAGCGAAGGATTCAAATTGAACGTTTGGGATATTGGAGGTGCTCGAAAAATTCGTCCCTATTGGCGAAATTACTTTGAAAATACGGATGTTTTA ATATATGTCGTGGACAGCGCGGACGTTAAGAGACTAGAAGAAACAGGTCAAGAGTTGTCAGAGCTCTTATTGGAAGAGAAATTAAAAGCTGTTCCTTTATTGGTTTATGCAAATAAACAAGATCTTGGACAAGCTGTCACAGCAGCCGAAATCGCCGAAGGTCTTGGATTGCACAATATCAAGGATCGCGACTGGCAGATACAATCATGCATCGCGACCGAAGGAAAAGGAGTCAAG GAGGGTCTTGAATGGGCATGCAAGAACATCAAGAGAAAGTAA
- the LOC126869982 gene encoding uncharacterized protein LOC126869982, translated as MRLPRTCILLVLLASAKCEKHEEEDTSAVFLEAAKSFFSNKDNINGLQGLARAFLQPDGRKEVSNAFDGKSNLDGIGQIVSGIGSLFSGNGNSQGIDFSMIGSVLDGVMNSDKSTKRTARSVETNQEHGIDLENIMNMGSMLMGQRGNSELLMGLIPMLLSNLGGESNEVDSAPNNIHDHSGHSWYMPPILENLHVMWDHFSNSELGQTLWKKSGLAQFVGQMSDSEGRIQYEKLLDSFENPGLRRRWIRSLTNYIGEWISHISDPQIQQRYLNTVQFVGNSFLKSQGFPKSAMFDSMRPAESLSRLVNAVGKRYLGMKIDSSQYIKPAVSYIKELIALASEKGFIMSRVNARGISNKLSDMINNDIINPMLQSYRAYKWAIKMPQCASQILCTINERNEQDTEQPRLRSTLLKATSFPAAWAVSYKLGTNFWALYGAIMEHDKCTQKYPADCTDFHEEEIRIKTENIHSEL; from the exons ATGCGGTTGCCGAGGACGTGCATCCTGTTGGTTCTGCTGGCTTCGGCGAAATGCGAAAAACACGAAGAGGAGGATACTTCAGCCGTGTTTCTCGAGGCTGCCAAATCCTTCTTCTCGAATAAGGACAATATTAATGGTCTACAAGGATTGGCAAGAGCGTTCTTGCAACCGGATGGCAGAAAAGAG GTCAGCAACGCGTTCGACGGAAAGTCCAACCTAGACGGTATCGGTCAAATCGTATCTGGCATAGGAAGTTTATTCTCCGGGAATGGAAACAGCCAGGGAATCGATTTCTCCATGATTGGCTCGGTTCTCGATGGTGTAATGAACTCTGATAAAAGTACCAAAAGAACAGCTAGGAGCGTGGAAACAAATCAAGAGCATGGAATCGATCTGGAAAACATCATGAACATGGGAAGCATGTTGATGGGTCAACGTGGCAATTCCGAGTTATTGATGGGGTTGATACCGATGCTGCTGTCGAATCTTGGCGGCGAGAGCAACGAAGTTGACAGTGCACCTAATAATATACACGATCACTCTGGACATTCTTGGTATATGCCACCGATCCTTGAAAATTTGCACGTAATGTGGGACCACTTCAGCAACTCGGAACTGGGTCAAACATTGTGGAAGAAAAGTGGCCTGGCGCAATTTGTCGGCCAAATGTCAGACTCCGAGGGACGTATCCAGTACGAAAAATTGCTGGATAGTTTCGAGAACCCAGGCCTGCGTCGCAGATGGATACGATCGCTGACGAATTATATCGGAGAGTGGATTTCCCATATCTCTGATCCGCAAATTCAACAGCGCTACTTGAATACTGTTCAGTTCGTGGGAAATAGTTTCTTGAAGTCTCAGGGATTTCCAAAATCGGCCATGTTCGATTCGATGAGACCGGCAGAAAGTCTTTCTAG ATTAGTGAACGCAGTGGGAAAGAGGTACTTAGGGATGAAAATCGATAGTTCGCAGTATATCAAACCAGCTGTGTCGTACATCAAGGAGTTGATCGCCCTGGCTTCCGAAAAAGGATTCATCATGTCTCGAGTGAACGCCAGAGGAATCAGCAACAAGCTCAGTGATATGATCAACAATGACATTATTAATCCAATGTTACAG TCTTATCGAGCGTACAAGTGGGCAATTAAAATGCCGCAATGCGCCAGTCAAATCTTGTGCACAATCAATGAAAGGAACGAACAAGATACGGAGCAGCCTCGTTTAAGAAGTACCTTATTGAAAGCGACGAGTTTTCCTGCTGCTTGGGCTGTCAGTTATAAATTAGGGACTAATTTCTGGGCCCTGTATGGAGCCATCATGGAACATGATAAGTGTACT CAAAAATATCCAGCTGACTGCACAGATTTCCATGAAGAGGAGATACGAATTAAAACAGAGAACATTCACAGTGAACTTTAA